From one Lycorma delicatula isolate Av1 chromosome 2, ASM4794821v1, whole genome shotgun sequence genomic stretch:
- the LOC142320143 gene encoding uncharacterized protein LOC142320143 has product MVMPRSFLIKAVRDSPPPGDSAASPPPPPPTSWERRSAFSLVVAATYRADQVPPLTAAHNNPNGSNHRTVWGSPALPLLWPPPSLFMPYNPLHLSPERAGSTPDSGYTPEKAKTADEDLPLNLCTKPRKALEIWSPASLCEKEETPQSSSSSQTSNERTFQCMQCGKTFKRSSTLSTHLLIHSDTRPYPCQFCGKRFHQKSDMKKHTYIHTGEKPHKCVVCGKAFSQSSNLITHMRKHTGYKPFSCGLCEKAFQRKVDLRRHRESQHPGSPAPSPAHQHQFSNVSSST; this is encoded by the exons gTCATGCCTCGGTCTTTTTTGATCAAGGCAGTAAGAGATTCACCGCCTCCAGGGGATTCTGCCGCTTCACCGCCACCTCCACCGCCCACATCATGGGAACGACGAAGTGCCTTTTCTTTAGTAGTGGCTGCTACGTATAGAGCAGATCAAGTACCACCTCTTACAGCAGCTCATAACAATCCAAATGGATCAAACCATCGAACTG TTTGGGGATCACCAGCCTTGCCATTACTATGGCCACCCCCATCGTTGTTTATGCCTTACAATCCTCTTCATCTGTCCCCTGAACGAGCAGGATCAACACCTGATTCAGGATATACACCAGAAAAAGCAAAAACag cagaTGAGGATTTGCctttaaatttatgtacaaaaCCTAGAAAAGCGCTTGAAATTTGGTCACCCGCTAGCCTTTGTGAAAAAGAAGAAACTCCTCAATCATCATCCTCTTCACAAACATCCAATGAAAGAACATTCCAG tgtatgcAATGtggtaaaacatttaaaagatcaTCAACGTTATCAACCCATTTATTAATCCACTCTGACACCAGACCGTATCCTTGTCAATTTTGTGGTAAACGTTTCCATCAAAAATCAGATATGAAGAAACACACGTATATACATACCg GAGAGAAGCCGCATAAATGCGTTGTGTGTGGTAAGGCGTTTAGTCAATCCTCAAATCTTATCACTCACATGCGAAAACATACCGGTTATAAACCTTTCAGCTGCGGTCTCTGTGAGAAAGCATTTCAACGTAAGGTAGATTTAAGACGGCATAGAGAGAGTCAACACCCCGGATCACCGGCACCTTCTCCCGCTCATCAACACCAATTTAGTAACGTAAGCAGTAGCACCTGA